The Apium graveolens cultivar Ventura chromosome 10, ASM990537v1, whole genome shotgun sequence nucleotide sequence tTGTTAGGATTATCTGATTTAGTCTTTCAGTCATTGCAATAAAATAGGAGCAGTAGAGTTGTATTAGGAGTGTTGTTCAGGGTAGTTCCTATCCGTGTGGACATCATCTTTATATTCTGTATTGTACCGTTCAAGTTGATAGACTTTTGCAGTTTTTTTGTTTATCTTCTCTCAAGTAATATATATACAAGAGTGTGCGTGTGTATATTTTGTTTTTCTAtacttggtatcagagcatacAACTACGATTCTTGTGCACCAACATggacaataacaagactaaggaAGGATCTTTCGGCTTGAGCTATCCGATGTTGTCCAAATCAAACTATACTGCTTGGGCTTTAAAGATGAGGGTGTTCATGCAAGCACACGGTGTATGGGATGCTATCGCTCCAAAGGATCCTAAAGCTGCCATTGACGAAAAGATGGACAAGCGTGCCTTGGCAGTAATTTATGAAGGCATTCCAGAAGATATACTTTTGTCAATCGCAGAAAAGAAGACTTCTATGGAGGCCTGGAATGCAATCAAAACAATGTCCTTGGGAGCTGAAAAGGTCAAGATGGCTAAAGCACAGACACTCAAATGTGAATTTGAATCAATACGTATGAAGGAGAATGAGCAGCTGGATGAATTTTATCTGAAATTAAATAGCTTGGTTACCAATATTAGAGCATTGGGAGAAACGGTTGTGGAAGCTTATGTGGTTAAAAAACTTCTCAGAGCGGTTCCTTCAAAATTTCTGCAAATAGCATCGGCCATCGAGCAATTTGGGAATCTCGACGCCATGTCGGTTGAAGAGGTCATTGGGTCACTCACAGCTCACGAAGAGAGGCTGAAGGGGGGAACTGAGACTAGCCATGGACAATTACTTCTAACCGAGGAGGAATGGAGGAAGAAGGAAAATAATGAGGGTCAGCTATTGTTGACGCATGATGAATGGCTAAAGAGAACAAACAGAGATGGGGCTCGAGGAAATGGAGAATATCGGGCAAAGAAAGGGTATCGTGGAGTGCGGGACAGGAGCAGAGTGCGGTGTTTTAATTGCCAGGGTCTTGGACATTTTGCAGCAGAATGCCGCATGCCCCGTAGGGAAAGGGAGGCAAACCCGAAGGAAGTAAACCTCTCCAAGACACATGAGGATGAACCAACGTTACTAATAGCTGAAGTCGGAAAGTCAGAAACTCTTTCTGTATTGTTGATAGAAGACATGATGATTCCACAATTACGTGCAAACACAGGAGCACAGAGGGAGTCACATATATGGTATTTGGATAATGGCGCTAGCAACCATATGACTGGGCAGCGTGGAAAATTCAAGGAACTAGACGAACAAATTACGGGAAATGTAAAATTTGGGGATGGGTCCACTGTATCAATAAAAGGAAAAGGAACGGTGTCATTTCAGTGCAAAAACGGAGAAGAGAGAACTCTAACGGATGTGTATTATATTCCGAGTTTGTGTAACAACATCATTAGCTTGGGTCAACTTTCGGAAATTGGAAACAAAGTAATACTAGAGGATGATTACCTGTGGG carries:
- the LOC141691024 gene encoding uncharacterized protein LOC141691024 → MDNNKTKEGSFGLSYPMLSKSNYTAWALKMRVFMQAHGVWDAIAPKDPKAAIDEKMDKRALAVIYEGIPEDILLSIAEKKTSMEAWNAIKTMSLGAEKVKMAKAQTLKCEFESIRMKENEQLDEFYLKLNSLVTNIRALGETVVEAYVVKKLLRAVPSKFLQIASAIEQFGNLDAMSVEEVIGSLTAHEERLKGGTETSHGQLLLTEEEWRKKENNEGQLLLTHDEWLKRTNRDGARGNGEYRAKKGYRGVRDRSRVRCFNCQGLGHFAAECRMPRREREANPKEVNLSKTHEDEPTLLIAEVGKSETLSVLLIEDMMIPQLRANTGAQRESHIWYLDNGASNHMTGQRGKFKELDEQITGNVKFGDGSTVSIKGKGTVSFQCKNGEERTLTDVYYIPSLCNNIISLGQLSEIGNKVILEDDYLWVYERSGRLLMKVKRTENRLYKISI